One stretch of Oncorhynchus tshawytscha isolate Ot180627B linkage group LG19, Otsh_v2.0, whole genome shotgun sequence DNA includes these proteins:
- the LOC112218271 gene encoding G/T mismatch-specific thymine DNA glycosylase — translation MAHMVVTHEPMALQEPANIAKAPAKKRGRTAQPKEPKPPKMPKAKPGPKAKPGPKAKPGPKAKPGPKPKKGKEGQEADGTQEKIDKTFKKVKKKRDRFKGMTEDEVMSRTLTDILDYNLDYVIIGINPGLVAAYVGRWFPGHGNHFWKCLFLSGFTDEQLNHMSDTSLPEKYKIGFTNMVARTTPGSKDLSTKELREGALILVEKLKKYKPLIAVFNGKCIYEMFCREMFGKKPKKLDFGLQPHKIPDCEVALYLMPSSSARCAQFPRAQDKVHFYIKLRELRDQLRGVARSEEIQELEYSFDLGLAKEDAKRMAIKEEAYDPGYEAAFGGAYGEGGPGPEEGQSNGH, via the exons ATGGCTCATATGGTTGTCACTCATGAGCCCATGGCACTGCAAGAGCCCGCCAACATAGCGAAAG CTCCAGCAAAAAAGCGAGGGAGAACGGCACAACCAAAGGAACCCAAGCCACCCAAAATGCCCAAGGCCAAACCGGGACCCAAGGCCAAACCGGGACCCAAGGCCAAACCGGGACCCAAGGCCAAACCGGGACCCAAGCCCAAGAAAGGCAAGGAGGGTCAAGAGGCAGACGGCACGCAGGAGAAAATAGACAAGACCTTCAAGAAAGTCAAGAAGAAAAGGGACCGCTTCAAAGGCATGACTGAGGATGAGGTCATGAGTAGAACTCTGACCGACATCCTTGACTACAACCTGGACTATGTTATC ATTGGAATCAACCCAGGTCTCGTGGCAGCCTATGTTGGACGATGGTTCCCTGGCCATGGAAACCATTTCT GGAAGTGCCTGTTCTTGTCCGGATTCACTGATGAGCAGCTTAACCACATGAGCGACACCAGCCTGCCGGAGAAATATAAGATCGGGTTCACCAACATGGTGGCAAGGACAACGCCTGGAAGCAAGGACCTGTCAAC CAAAGAGCTACGCGAGGGCGCCTTAATTCTTGTTGAGAAGCTGAAAAAGTACAAGCCCCTCATAGCTGTTTTCAATGGAAAAT GTATCTATGAAATGTTCTGCAGAGAGATGTTTGGTAAAAAGCCCAAGAAGCTTGACTTTGGTCTGCAGCCACACAAGATACCGGACTGTGAAGTG GCATTGTATCTGATGCCCTCGTCGAGTGCCCGCTGCGCCCAGTTTCCCCGTGCTCAGGACAAAGTGCACTTCTACATCAAGCTGAGGGAATTGAGGGACCAGCTCAGGGGCGTGGCCCGATCTGAGGAGATTCAGGAGTTGGAGTACAGCTTTGACCTGGGACTGGCCAAAG AGGACGCTAAGAGGATGGCGATCAAGGAAGAGGCGTACGACCCAGGCTACGAGGCCGCCTTCGGCGGAGCATATGGAGAGGGCGGGCCCGGGCCTGAGGAGGGCCAGAGCAACGGTCACTAA